In a genomic window of Diabrotica undecimpunctata isolate CICGRU chromosome 2, icDiaUnde3, whole genome shotgun sequence:
- the LOC140434070 gene encoding uncharacterized protein, with amino-acid sequence MSFNRAGYSREKARSTSFERGRSENGLEALARNYSSFNSGTDNRKRETRGRSPFDRDRGPVHRERSPLHRERSPLHRERSPLYRERSPLHRERSPLHRERSPLYRERSPLHRERSPLHHERSPLHRGRSPLHRERSPLHRQRSPLHRERSPLHRERGPLHRERSPLYRERSPLHRERSPLHRERSPLNRKRSPLYRERNPLHRERSPLRRERSPLHRERSPLRRERSPLHRERSPLRRERSPLHREKSQLQSKIDEAGYFSGRKDQLNDESDDDRSSPEQSSDEEKTSSQTNYPSNFLTAVDDIERKTVVVPVGYPHERFTKFDVIVLKALLNTHIGFMAEKGIKGLIIKRLMDRKGAAIVVCNDGYTKEWLDSLIPQLKRRDGKDLRIANLQETVNGKIRAILWVPKHYINDKEYLTKTLAKENPGLDTGHWIIRPRKNKKTGVQILINQDDVSCLKKLNMEPLFERKRVKVEIQTSQINR; translated from the coding sequence atgtctTTTAACAGAGCAGGTTACTCTCGGGAAAAGGCTCGGTCTACAAGCTTTGAAAGAGGAAGAAGTGAAAATGGTCTTGAAGCTTTAGCCAGAAATTACAGCTCTTTTAATTCTGGCACAGATAACAGAAAACGAGAAACTCGGGGAAGAAGCCCTTTCGACCGTGACAGAGGTCCAGTGCATCGTGAAAGAAGCCCATTGCATCGTGAAAGAAGCCCATTGCATCGTGAAAGAAGCCCATTGTATCGTGAGAGAAGCCCATTGCATCGTGAGAGAAGCCCATTGCATCGTGAAAGAAGCCCATTGTATCGTGAGAGAAGCCCATTGCATCGTGAAAGAAGTCCATTGCATCATGAAAGAAGCCCATTGCATCGTGGAAGAAGCCCACTGCATCGTGAGAGAAGCCCATTGCATCGTCAAAGAAGCCCATTGCATCGTGAAAGAAGCCCATTGCATCGTGAAAGAGGCCCCTTGCATCGTGAAAGAAGCCCATTGTATCGTGAAAGAAGCCCATTGCATCGTGAAAGAAGCCCATTGCATCGTGAAAGAAGCCCGTTGAATCGTAAAAGAAGCCCATTGTATCGTGAAAGAAACCCATTGCATCGTGAAAGAAGCCCATTGCGTCGTGAAAGAAGCCCATTGCATCGTGAAAGAAGCCCATTGCGTCGTGAAAGAAGCCCATTGCATCGTGAAAGAAGCCCATTGCGTCGTGAAAGAAGCCCATTGCATCGTGAAAAAAGCCAATTGCAATCTAAAATTGATGAAGCAGGTTATTTCAGCGGTAGGAAAGATCAATTAAACGATGAATCTGACGATGACAGAAGTTCTCCAGAGCAAAGTAGTGATGAAGAAAAAACTTCATCACAAACTAACTACCCATCTAATTTTTTGACAGCAGTCGATGACATCGAAAGGAAGACAGTGGTTGTTCCTGTAGGATATCCACATGAACGGTTTACGAAATTTGATGTTATAGTTCTCAAAGCGTTACTAAATACACACATTGGATTTATGGCCGAGAAGGGTATCAAAGGGCTAATAATTAAACGTCTTATGGACCGCAAAGGAGCAGCCATTGTCGTATGTAACGATGGGTATACGAAAGAGTGGCTAGATAGTCTAATTCCGCAGTTAAAGCGAAGGGATGGTAAGGACCTAAGAATTGCAAATCTCCAGGAAACAGTAAACGGTAAAATTCGAGCCATATTGTGGGTCCCTAAACATTATATAAACGACAAGGAATATCTTACTAAAACATTAGCAAAAGAAAATCCAGGCCTAGATACTGGACATTGGATTATAAGACCCAGGAAGAATAAAAAGACTGGTGTACAAATACTTATAAACCAGGATGACGTCAGTTGTCTAAAAAAACTCAACATGGAGCCTCTATTCGAACGAAAGCGAGTGAAAGTAGAAATCCAGACTTCTCAGATTAATAG